In a genomic window of Prosthecochloris marina:
- a CDS encoding HU family DNA-binding protein, with translation MGNTTTKADLVNTISHRTGLTKHETESVVDCLFESIIDSLKAGKRIEIRGFGSFNIRYKNQRLARNPRTGEKVSVDAKNVPTFKISKEFKHAVSQSLKV, from the coding sequence ATGGGAAACACAACGACAAAAGCAGATCTCGTTAATACCATCTCTCACAGAACCGGGCTGACCAAGCACGAAACAGAATCGGTGGTCGATTGTCTTTTCGAAAGCATCATCGATTCATTGAAAGCCGGCAAAAGAATAGAGATAAGAGGATTTGGATCTTTCAATATCCGTTATAAAAACCAAAGACTGGCACGCAACCCCCGAACAGGCGAAAAGGTTTCAGTTGACGCCAAGAACGTCCCCACGTTCAAGATATCCAAAGAGTTCAAGCATGCAGTGAGCCAGAGCCTCAAGGTTTGA
- a CDS encoding sodium:proton antiporter, translated as MKYFWLRSLFFFVIAFVVIPLGFNASLFASEVVAAGHPVADHAVEGVLHLPPIWMVIPFVILLLMIATGPLFYHHFWEHHYPKVAVGLGAIVAVFYGFFMDHGTHALLHTLEEYISFIALISSLFIASGGILIKIASRGRPLVNGGLLFFGAILADIIGTTGASMLLIRPYMRINEGRLKPFHIVFFIFLVSNIGGGLTPIGDPPLFLGFLKGVPFFWILTEIWHIWLVTVVVLIGVFMVLDARVGKGTLPEGFEQQTGRVLEIQGARSFFFLAIIIVAVFLDPAVIAGFPSLQQMLHVPFGIREVIMFAVAFAAYKTADQEAMKGNEFNFEPIKEVAFLFIGIFATMIPALELIGAYAESHAVEFSVSRFYWLTGSLSGVLDNAPTYLNFLAGSMGKFGSDIGSVEAVRSFAAGIPSPVAADVPSDVYLLAISVAAVFFGAMTYIGNAPNFMVKNIAEQADVDVPGFVEYVYKYSLPILIPLFAVIWFVFFNF; from the coding sequence ATGAAATATTTTTGGTTACGCTCTTTGTTTTTCTTCGTTATTGCATTTGTTGTAATACCCTTAGGGTTCAATGCTTCTCTGTTTGCTTCTGAAGTTGTTGCGGCTGGACATCCGGTTGCCGATCATGCCGTCGAAGGGGTCCTGCACCTTCCTCCAATCTGGATGGTTATTCCTTTCGTTATACTGCTTCTCATGATTGCTACAGGGCCTCTTTTTTATCATCATTTCTGGGAACATCATTACCCGAAGGTTGCAGTGGGGCTGGGTGCGATTGTTGCAGTTTTCTATGGCTTTTTCATGGATCACGGTACACATGCTTTGTTGCATACCCTTGAAGAGTACATCTCGTTTATCGCTCTCATTTCCTCGCTTTTCATAGCATCTGGAGGAATTCTCATCAAAATAGCGAGTCGGGGCAGACCGCTGGTCAATGGCGGGTTACTCTTTTTTGGGGCGATTCTTGCGGACATTATTGGTACAACCGGAGCGTCAATGTTGCTGATCCGCCCTTATATGCGTATCAATGAAGGGCGTCTCAAGCCCTTTCACATTGTCTTCTTCATCTTTCTCGTCAGCAATATCGGAGGGGGGTTGACCCCAATCGGTGATCCACCTCTTTTCCTTGGTTTTCTCAAGGGAGTTCCGTTTTTCTGGATCTTGACAGAAATATGGCATATTTGGCTGGTGACGGTGGTTGTGTTAATCGGGGTCTTCATGGTGCTGGATGCCAGGGTCGGAAAGGGGACCTTGCCTGAAGGTTTTGAGCAGCAGACCGGAAGAGTTCTGGAAATTCAGGGAGCCAGGAGCTTTTTTTTCCTTGCAATAATTATTGTAGCCGTGTTTTTGGATCCAGCAGTCATAGCGGGTTTTCCAAGTCTCCAGCAAATGCTTCATGTGCCTTTCGGAATCCGTGAAGTCATCATGTTTGCTGTGGCGTTTGCAGCCTATAAAACTGCCGACCAGGAAGCGATGAAAGGCAATGAGTTCAACTTCGAGCCGATAAAAGAGGTGGCTTTTCTCTTTATCGGAATTTTTGCCACCATGATTCCTGCGCTTGAGCTTATCGGAGCGTACGCCGAGTCACACGCGGTTGAATTTTCTGTTTCACGTTTTTACTGGCTTACCGGATCCCTGTCAGGAGTTCTCGACAATGCCCCGACTTACCTGAACTTCCTTGCAGGTTCAATGGGTAAATTCGGCTCGGATATCGGGTCTGTCGAGGCTGTTCGCAGCTTTGCCGCTGGTATTCCTTCTCCGGTTGCAGCCGATGTTCCTTCGGATGTTTATCTTCTTGCCATATCGGTAGCTGCGGTATTTTTTGGCGCAATGACCTATATCGGTAATGCACCGAACTTTATGGTTAAGAATATCGCCGAGCAGGCTGATGTGGATGTCCCGGGTTTTGTTGAGTATGTATACAAGTATTCTTTACCGATATTGATTCCTCTGTTTGCAGTCATTTGGTTTGTTTTTTTCAATTTTTAG
- a CDS encoding adenine phosphoribosyltransferase → MAIKSRIRTIPDYPKKGIMFRDITTLLKDPVGFRLVIDQFTQHYLENGVDFDMIVGMEARGFIIGGALSYTLGKGFVPIRKPGKLPGDVVDQEYQLEYGTDKVEMHIDAFEKGTRVLLVDDLLATGGTAFAGGALVEKVGGVIAEMAFIVNLPDIGGQKKLEGKGYKLFCLTEFEGE, encoded by the coding sequence ATGGCTATTAAATCACGTATCCGTACTATTCCCGACTATCCCAAGAAAGGAATCATGTTTCGTGACATTACCACTCTTCTTAAGGATCCGGTTGGTTTCAGGCTTGTGATTGATCAGTTCACACAGCATTACCTCGAAAACGGGGTTGATTTTGATATGATCGTTGGCATGGAGGCAAGAGGTTTTATCATTGGTGGAGCGCTTTCCTACACTCTCGGCAAAGGATTTGTTCCGATCAGAAAGCCAGGTAAGTTGCCGGGAGATGTTGTCGATCAGGAGTATCAGCTTGAGTATGGTACTGACAAGGTAGAAATGCATATCGATGCTTTTGAAAAAGGTACCCGTGTTTTGCTTGTTGACGATCTTCTTGCTACCGGGGGAACCGCTTTTGCAGGAGGTGCGCTTGTCGAGAAAGTTGGTGGTGTTATAGCGGAAATGGCATTTATAGTCAACCTTCCTGATATAGGTGGGCAGAAAAAACTTGAAGGCAAAGGCTATAAGCTGTTCTGTCTTACAGAGTTTGAAGGGGAATAG
- the mtaB gene encoding tRNA (N(6)-L-threonylcarbamoyladenosine(37)-C(2))-methylthiotransferase MtaB, with protein sequence MKKKRVFAKTLGCKLNYAETSAILESFAQEGWQISFGNEVPDLVIIHTCAVTQQAGQKSRQQIRKMIKKYPKSRVAAVGCYAQLNPESLENIHGVDVILGSEGKFNIQKYITDCDKAVYIDVTSPGNIKEAVPAHSLIYDKNFGRTRAFLKIQDGCDYGCAYCTIPLARGRSRSVPFEKVIADAVKLAEAGYREIVLTGVNIADYQSGSVTIVELLHELETVDVGRIRISSIEPDILSDRLIRVVASSSKIMPHFHLPLQSGSDNILTAMRRRYSSAGYRERFLKAIEAISDCAIGADVITGYPGETEEHFQATLRFLEALPAAYLHVFTCSLRPETVLSKQISSGVCKKVHSEIARSRSKLLLDLAEVKQREFALQYVGKALDVLFEEFETVKNGEIVFSGYSENYLRVSVNVKDSYEPVEFVGSCKKVLIENMGEDLILEGRFVT encoded by the coding sequence ATGAAAAAAAAACGTGTTTTTGCAAAGACGCTTGGTTGTAAACTCAACTATGCTGAAACATCAGCAATACTGGAGAGTTTTGCTCAGGAAGGTTGGCAAATATCATTCGGAAATGAAGTGCCGGATCTTGTCATTATACATACTTGTGCGGTTACACAGCAAGCTGGGCAAAAGTCAAGGCAGCAGATTAGAAAGATGATAAAAAAGTATCCGAAAAGCAGAGTTGCTGCAGTTGGATGCTATGCACAGCTGAATCCTGAAAGCTTAGAAAATATTCATGGTGTTGATGTGATTCTTGGTTCAGAAGGGAAATTCAACATCCAAAAATATATAACAGATTGTGATAAAGCTGTATACATAGATGTAACCTCTCCGGGAAATATAAAAGAGGCTGTGCCGGCACATTCTCTGATATACGACAAGAATTTCGGGAGAACCAGGGCATTTCTGAAAATTCAGGACGGATGTGACTATGGGTGTGCATATTGTACTATTCCTCTTGCACGAGGAAGGTCCCGATCCGTGCCTTTCGAGAAAGTGATTGCTGACGCTGTGAAACTTGCAGAGGCAGGGTATCGTGAAATTGTTCTCACAGGTGTCAATATTGCCGATTATCAGAGTGGTTCTGTGACGATTGTAGAGTTGCTTCATGAATTGGAGACTGTCGATGTCGGTAGGATCAGGATAAGTTCCATCGAACCTGATATTCTGAGCGACAGGTTGATACGCGTGGTTGCTTCTTCGTCGAAGATCATGCCTCACTTTCATCTTCCTCTTCAGTCAGGTTCAGACAATATTCTCACTGCCATGCGACGCCGCTATTCTTCAGCAGGTTATCGAGAGCGTTTTCTGAAGGCTATCGAGGCGATCTCCGATTGTGCTATCGGGGCGGATGTCATCACCGGGTATCCCGGCGAGACCGAGGAACATTTTCAAGCTACCTTAAGGTTTCTGGAAGCTCTTCCTGCGGCGTACCTGCATGTTTTTACATGTTCTCTCAGGCCGGAGACGGTACTTTCCAAGCAGATTTCCTCAGGTGTGTGTAAAAAAGTCCATTCTGAAATTGCTCGTTCAAGAAGCAAGCTTCTTCTTGATCTCGCTGAGGTAAAACAGCGCGAGTTTGCCTTGCAGTATGTGGGAAAGGCCCTCGATGTGCTATTTGAAGAGTTTGAAACCGTGAAAAACGGAGAGATTGTCTTTTCCGGATACTCAGAAAATTATTTGCGAGTAAGTGTCAACGTAAAAGACAGTTATGAGCCTGTCGAGTTTGTAGGGAGCTGCAAAAAGGTTTTGATCGAAAATATGGGTGAGGATTTGATTTTAGAAGGCAGATTTGTAACTTAG
- the rodA gene encoding rod shape-determining protein RodA, with protein MVNSYNKLDVWLFGFMIGLVVFGLLAIYSASNGVGTIDLFYKQLIWFGIGLVVMVVVYYIDCRKIIEYSYFLYLLGLFLLILVLFFGTKVSGATSWLRIGFIGIQPSEIAKVTTILALARYLSNDNTDITSVNDVLLAVAIAVIPAGLVMLQPDMGTTLTYLSFIFPVMIMAGFNVYYLLLMVIPFLLTIVGFFNIYMLFALTIIVFVLLVFIRKGFHFSQVIVSLCGLAGGLFTFRFAAAILQPHQMKRIQTFLDPMSDPQGAGYNALQAKIAIGSGGMFGKGFLEGTQTQLRFIPAQWTDFIFCVIGEEMGLIGSIVLLSLFLALFLRMLWLVSVIKNKFVELTLVGFVSLWLVHVMINVGMTIGLFPVIGVPLPFLSYGGSSLLGNMVMVGLALNFFRNKRNLGY; from the coding sequence ATGGTTAATAGTTATAACAAACTCGATGTATGGCTATTTGGGTTTATGATCGGGCTTGTGGTTTTCGGGCTTCTTGCAATATACAGTGCCAGTAATGGGGTTGGGACAATCGATCTTTTTTATAAACAGCTTATATGGTTCGGAATAGGCTTGGTTGTCATGGTCGTTGTTTACTATATCGATTGCAGGAAAATAATTGAGTATTCCTATTTTTTATATCTGTTAGGTTTATTTTTGCTGATACTGGTTTTGTTTTTCGGGACAAAAGTCTCCGGTGCTACAAGTTGGCTTCGAATAGGATTTATCGGTATACAGCCGTCGGAAATAGCGAAAGTTACCACTATTCTTGCTCTTGCGAGATATCTCTCCAATGACAATACGGATATAACCTCTGTTAACGATGTGCTGCTGGCCGTTGCCATTGCCGTGATACCTGCAGGACTGGTTATGCTTCAGCCTGATATGGGAACAACACTGACCTATCTTTCATTTATCTTTCCGGTAATGATTATGGCAGGTTTCAATGTGTATTATCTCCTTTTGATGGTAATTCCTTTTCTGCTTACCATAGTTGGTTTTTTTAACATATATATGCTGTTTGCGCTTACGATAATTGTTTTCGTGTTACTTGTGTTTATCCGTAAGGGGTTTCATTTTTCACAGGTTATTGTCTCTCTTTGCGGTTTGGCGGGTGGCCTTTTTACTTTTCGTTTTGCTGCAGCTATTCTGCAGCCTCATCAAATGAAGCGTATCCAGACTTTTCTTGATCCAATGTCAGATCCTCAAGGTGCAGGTTACAATGCGCTGCAAGCTAAAATTGCGATTGGTTCGGGTGGAATGTTCGGAAAAGGTTTTCTTGAAGGAACTCAAACACAACTACGTTTTATTCCGGCGCAATGGACAGATTTTATTTTTTGTGTGATTGGAGAAGAGATGGGATTAATCGGTAGTATAGTGTTGCTTAGTCTTTTTCTTGCTCTTTTCCTGAGGATGCTCTGGCTTGTCAGTGTTATCAAGAATAAGTTTGTCGAGCTTACGCTTGTTGGGTTTGTTTCTCTCTGGCTGGTTCATGTGATGATCAATGTCGGTATGACCATTGGCCTTTTTCCTGTTATAGGAGTTCCATTGCCTTTTCTTTCATACGGTGGCTCATCGCTTCTGGGTAATATGGTTATGGTGGGGTTGGCCCTGAACTTTTTCAGAAATAAAAGGAATTTGGGGTATTGA
- the era gene encoding GTPase Era, translating into MPNKTAFACGYAAIVGPPNAGKSTLLNKLLNHKLSIVTPKPQTTRKKITGIYHNDRCQIIFLDTPGIMDPIQKLHESMLKTTRTTLNEADVIIALIPASKRTELFDRTFTNMLFEKWLDETKKPVIMALNKADILNEKERKDALRIIQDHWQPRKALAVSALHGTGIDALVDSLQPFLPLDTPLYPDDILSTAPERFFVSEIIREKVFLQYGQEIPYATEVVIDEFKEQHENNPSKKDVIRSSIIVERDSQKHILIGKKGAALKKLGMAARKDIEELLGRPVFLELFVKVRPDWRKKKSMLKSYGY; encoded by the coding sequence ATGCCGAATAAAACAGCTTTTGCCTGTGGGTACGCAGCTATTGTCGGTCCGCCGAACGCAGGCAAATCCACCCTGCTCAACAAGCTTCTCAACCATAAACTATCCATAGTAACACCAAAGCCGCAAACCACAAGGAAAAAAATAACCGGAATTTACCATAATGATCGTTGTCAGATAATTTTTCTTGATACACCGGGCATAATGGATCCCATACAGAAGTTGCATGAATCGATGCTGAAAACAACTCGTACGACCCTGAACGAAGCGGATGTAATCATCGCTTTGATTCCGGCTTCGAAAAGAACCGAGTTGTTTGATCGCACATTCACCAACATGCTTTTCGAAAAATGGCTCGATGAAACAAAAAAGCCGGTGATCATGGCCTTGAACAAGGCCGACATCCTGAACGAAAAAGAGCGGAAAGATGCGCTGCGAATTATCCAGGATCACTGGCAACCCCGAAAAGCATTGGCAGTTTCCGCACTGCATGGAACAGGAATAGATGCTCTTGTCGATTCTTTACAACCATTTTTACCACTTGACACCCCACTTTACCCTGATGACATCCTCAGCACCGCTCCTGAGCGTTTTTTCGTCAGCGAAATTATCCGTGAAAAAGTTTTTTTGCAATACGGACAGGAAATACCCTACGCAACAGAAGTTGTTATTGACGAGTTCAAGGAACAACATGAAAATAATCCTTCAAAAAAAGATGTGATCCGCAGCTCGATCATCGTCGAACGCGATTCCCAAAAACATATTCTTATCGGAAAAAAAGGGGCGGCCCTAAAGAAACTCGGTATGGCGGCAAGAAAGGATATCGAAGAACTCCTTGGCAGGCCGGTCTTTTTAGAGCTGTTTGTGAAAGTCAGGCCCGACTGGAGAAAGAAAAAATCAATGCTGAAAAGTTACGGGTATTGA
- the rpsA gene encoding 30S ribosomal protein S1, with the protein MSETQTIEQQKVTETNPKNHRVKFFANYEPSELDQMEQLYSSTLNEITEEEIVKGTIVAISNKDVTIDVGFKSEGIVSKLEFKDEEELKVGDEVEVYLENIEDKMGQLILSKRKADVLRIWDKIYDSIENDTIINGKIVNRVKGGMTVSLSGVEAFLPGSQIDVKPVRDFDALVGQTMDFRVVKINPVTQNIVVSHKVILEEEYAAKREEMLANIKVGMVLEGTVKNITDFGIFVDLGGLDGLVHITDITWGRINHPSEVVELDQPIKVVVVGFDEETKRVSLGMKQLEPHPWENIEIKYPVGIKTNGRVVSITDYGAFVEIEKGIEGLVHISEMSWTQHIKHPSQFVSLGQEVECVILNIDKEHTKLSLSMKRVNEDPWIALSEKYVEGSVHKGTVSNITDFGVFVELEPGVDGLVHISDLSWTKKIRHPSELVKKNQELEVKVLKFDVNARRIALGHKQINPDPWDEFEQKYAVGSECAGTISQIIEKGVIVILPGDVDGFVPVSHLLQGGVKDIHSSFKVEDELPLRVIEFDKENKRIILSALEYFKDKSKEEIEEYLKAHPNEKKEIEDASAELESQSKSDDGGNGDK; encoded by the coding sequence ATGTCAGAAACGCAAACAATCGAACAACAGAAGGTAACGGAAACAAATCCTAAAAACCACCGGGTAAAATTTTTCGCGAATTACGAACCTTCGGAACTTGATCAAATGGAGCAGCTCTATTCGAGCACGCTTAACGAGATCACGGAAGAAGAGATCGTCAAAGGAACCATTGTCGCGATTTCAAACAAAGATGTCACCATCGACGTTGGTTTCAAGTCCGAGGGTATCGTATCAAAGCTCGAATTCAAGGATGAAGAGGAGCTGAAAGTCGGTGACGAGGTTGAAGTATATCTCGAGAACATCGAAGACAAGATGGGTCAGCTTATTCTGTCGAAACGAAAAGCTGATGTTCTCAGGATCTGGGATAAGATATACGATTCAATCGAGAACGATACCATCATAAACGGAAAGATTGTCAATCGCGTAAAAGGTGGAATGACCGTTTCGCTCTCGGGGGTCGAGGCGTTTCTTCCAGGTTCACAGATCGATGTCAAACCGGTTCGGGACTTTGATGCGCTTGTCGGACAGACCATGGACTTCAGAGTTGTCAAGATCAATCCGGTCACCCAGAACATCGTTGTCAGTCACAAAGTGATTCTTGAAGAAGAGTATGCAGCAAAACGTGAAGAGATGCTGGCCAACATCAAGGTTGGTATGGTGCTCGAAGGTACGGTTAAAAACATCACCGACTTCGGTATCTTTGTCGATCTCGGAGGTCTTGACGGTCTTGTGCATATTACCGATATCACCTGGGGCAGGATCAACCATCCGTCAGAAGTTGTTGAACTTGATCAGCCGATCAAGGTTGTTGTTGTCGGTTTTGACGAAGAAACCAAAAGGGTTTCTCTCGGCATGAAGCAGCTCGAGCCTCATCCGTGGGAAAACATCGAAATAAAATACCCTGTCGGTATCAAGACAAACGGCCGTGTTGTTTCGATTACGGATTACGGTGCATTTGTCGAAATTGAAAAAGGTATCGAAGGTCTTGTTCATATCTCTGAAATGAGCTGGACACAGCATATCAAGCATCCAAGTCAGTTTGTTTCTCTCGGTCAGGAAGTCGAGTGTGTCATTCTCAATATCGACAAAGAGCACACAAAGCTTTCGCTTTCTATGAAGCGGGTCAACGAAGATCCGTGGATTGCCCTGTCGGAGAAATATGTCGAAGGTTCGGTTCACAAAGGCACGGTCAGCAATATCACCGATTTCGGTGTTTTTGTTGAGCTTGAGCCAGGAGTGGATGGGCTTGTGCACATTTCCGACCTCTCATGGACCAAGAAAATCCGTCATCCAAGCGAACTGGTGAAGAAGAATCAGGAACTCGAGGTCAAAGTGCTCAAATTCGATGTGAATGCACGTCGTATAGCGCTTGGTCACAAGCAGATCAATCCGGATCCATGGGATGAATTTGAACAGAAATACGCTGTTGGTTCGGAGTGTGCCGGGACAATATCCCAGATCATCGAGAAAGGTGTTATCGTTATCCTACCGGGAGATGTTGATGGCTTCGTTCCGGTATCCCATCTGCTGCAGGGTGGTGTAAAGGATATTCACAGTTCCTTCAAGGTTGAAGATGAATTGCCGCTTCGCGTGATAGAGTTTGATAAAGAGAACAAGCGGATCATTCTTTCTGCGCTCGAGTATTTCAAAGACAAGAGCAAAGAAGAGATCGAAGAGTATCTGAAGGCTCATCCAAACGAAAAGAAAGAGATTGAAGATGCCAGCGCTGAACTGGAATCGCAGTCGAAGTCTGATGACGGAGGAAATGGCGATAAGTAA
- the cmk gene encoding (d)CMP kinase, which produces MDITSGTRKIIIAIDGPAASGKSTTARLLARKLGYTYIDTGAMYRSVTLKAFEAGLLGHLQDHPDDATSLLEGIDIAFEAERVLLDGKDVTEAIRDNRVSRHVSFVSSLKPVRDTLKQMQRAMGEKRGVVMDGRDIGTVVFPDAELKIFLVADASERAKRRYTELVRKSGGSNNVPSIKELEQEILQRDRSDAERTHAPLKKHQDAVEVDTSGLTIDEQVALVYNLALEKTAV; this is translated from the coding sequence TTGGATATCACAAGCGGAACAAGAAAAATTATCATTGCAATAGACGGTCCTGCAGCTTCAGGTAAGAGCACCACAGCACGTTTGCTGGCCAGGAAATTGGGGTATACTTACATCGATACGGGAGCAATGTATCGTTCGGTTACTCTCAAGGCTTTCGAGGCTGGTTTGCTGGGGCATCTTCAGGATCATCCTGACGATGCAACATCTTTGCTTGAAGGCATCGATATCGCATTTGAAGCTGAGCGTGTATTGCTCGACGGTAAGGATGTGACCGAAGCTATCAGAGATAACAGGGTTTCCCGTCATGTAAGTTTTGTCAGCTCCTTGAAACCGGTTCGTGATACGCTCAAGCAGATGCAAAGAGCGATGGGAGAGAAACGAGGGGTGGTCATGGATGGCAGAGATATCGGAACCGTCGTTTTTCCCGATGCCGAGTTGAAAATTTTTCTTGTGGCCGATGCTTCGGAGAGAGCGAAACGTCGCTATACCGAGTTGGTTCGGAAGAGTGGAGGCAGTAACAATGTTCCCTCGATAAAGGAACTCGAACAGGAGATCCTGCAGCGTGACAGAAGCGATGCCGAAAGAACACATGCTCCGCTAAAAAAACATCAGGATGCTGTCGAGGTTGACACATCAGGCCTTACAATAGATGAGCAGGTCGCTCTGGTATACAATCTTGCTTTGGAAAAAACAGCCGTATAG
- the ychF gene encoding redox-regulated ATPase YchF, whose amino-acid sequence MALRCGIVGLPNVGKSTLFNAITAKQAEAENYPFCTIDPNVGMVLVPDKRLQQLSEIAKTSTIIPATIELVDIAGLVRGASKGEGLGNQFLSHIREVDAIVHVVRCFEDSNVIHVHGKVDPADDIATIETELILADLESMEKRLDKLKKNAKKEKELLPAVDLAEKLIDGLGNGTPARLLLETDEEKLLGKQFFLLSAKPVLYAANVSDSDLPEGNSFTAEVAEIAGKEDAKMLIISAKTEAEIAELPEEDRPEFLESLGLEMSGLDRIIQTAYDLLGLHTYFTAGEKEVHAWTIRKGAAAPEAAGAIHTDFEKGFIRAEVIAYNDMISYGSEQKAKDAGKMRSEGKEYVVKDGDVIVFRFNV is encoded by the coding sequence ATGGCTTTACGTTGCGGAATAGTCGGGTTGCCCAATGTTGGTAAATCAACGCTCTTCAATGCTATAACAGCCAAACAGGCTGAAGCTGAGAATTATCCATTCTGTACCATCGATCCCAACGTAGGCATGGTGCTTGTTCCTGATAAAAGACTTCAACAGCTTTCCGAAATAGCCAAAACATCGACAATCATTCCTGCAACCATCGAACTGGTAGATATCGCAGGCCTTGTAAGAGGTGCGAGCAAAGGGGAAGGGCTCGGAAACCAGTTTCTATCGCATATCAGGGAGGTTGACGCAATTGTTCACGTTGTACGATGTTTCGAGGACTCCAACGTCATCCATGTTCATGGCAAGGTAGACCCTGCTGACGATATTGCCACCATCGAAACCGAGCTGATCCTTGCCGATCTTGAAAGCATGGAAAAACGGCTGGACAAACTGAAGAAAAACGCCAAAAAGGAAAAAGAGCTGCTGCCGGCTGTAGACCTTGCCGAAAAGCTCATCGATGGCTTAGGGAACGGCACACCTGCACGCCTGCTTTTGGAAACCGACGAAGAAAAACTTCTCGGCAAACAGTTTTTCCTGCTATCGGCTAAACCTGTACTGTATGCTGCCAACGTTTCCGACAGCGACCTCCCTGAGGGAAACAGCTTCACTGCTGAAGTAGCTGAAATCGCCGGAAAAGAAGATGCAAAAATGCTCATCATCAGCGCCAAGACCGAAGCTGAAATCGCCGAACTGCCAGAAGAAGACCGGCCGGAGTTCCTCGAAAGCCTTGGGCTGGAAATGTCAGGTCTCGACCGTATCATCCAGACAGCCTACGATTTGCTTGGTTTGCACACTTACTTTACAGCAGGGGAAAAAGAAGTCCATGCCTGGACCATACGCAAAGGAGCTGCAGCACCGGAAGCTGCAGGAGCAATTCACACTGATTTTGAGAAAGGGTTCATCCGCGCCGAAGTTATAGCCTACAACGATATGATTTCTTACGGCTCGGAACAGAAAGCCAAAGACGCCGGAAAAATGCGCTCGGAAGGTAAGGAATACGTTGTCAAAGA